A genomic segment from Nodularia sphaerocarpa UHCC 0038 encodes:
- a CDS encoding TetR/AcrR family transcriptional regulator, translating to MTYQPISARQRLIQSALELFTAQGVSATTTRQIAEKAEVNEVTLFRNFGNKHGLLLSVLEESAAFKNLGESLVQRATPPGDIYQALKDYASDSLYALERIPELVRSVVGEANQYPTENRRALGRGLTEANRYVAQYLATVIQQGDLNTYLPAEKLASLLNGMILGYAVIEFTSEFNELWVDRDDFLENLVELFLHGAMSSSRTPVTVWENVQEVADLPVGLVHQILQQARKLGTQDYALAYVLFGAGLSAREIVSLQQNHQICDASGHFLQITAPEFRRQVPVNQWILGKRYGSYSNNPLIKWLKSRKDSQPAMFLNQMGEAMTESDLWQHWQVWTEGLLTPQGEPPAIAQTQHTWCVEMLMRGMSWENLTILTGCDRTQLQSYAKRAKEKAALEQATRLDHKPT from the coding sequence TATTTACAGCTCAGGGAGTCAGCGCCACTACAACCCGCCAAATCGCTGAAAAAGCCGAAGTCAACGAAGTGACGTTATTCCGAAATTTTGGGAACAAGCATGGGCTGTTATTGTCTGTGCTGGAAGAATCCGCAGCTTTTAAGAATTTAGGGGAGTCGCTGGTACAAAGGGCTACTCCTCCCGGTGACATCTACCAAGCACTCAAAGATTATGCAAGTGACAGCTTATATGCCTTAGAACGAATACCGGAGTTAGTTCGATCTGTGGTGGGTGAAGCTAACCAGTACCCGACGGAAAATCGCCGCGCTTTAGGACGTGGGTTAACTGAAGCTAACCGCTATGTAGCCCAGTATTTAGCCACTGTCATTCAGCAAGGAGATTTAAATACCTATCTCCCCGCCGAAAAATTAGCTAGTTTGCTCAATGGAATGATTCTGGGGTATGCGGTAATTGAATTTACCAGTGAATTTAACGAGCTTTGGGTGGATCGGGATGATTTTTTGGAGAATTTAGTCGAGTTGTTTTTACACGGTGCGATGTCATCTTCCCGAACACCAGTCACAGTTTGGGAAAATGTGCAGGAAGTGGCTGATTTACCTGTGGGTTTAGTTCACCAAATTTTGCAACAAGCTCGAAAGTTGGGAACACAAGATTATGCTTTGGCTTATGTGTTATTTGGTGCTGGCTTATCTGCGAGAGAAATTGTCAGTTTGCAGCAAAACCACCAAATCTGTGATGCTTCGGGACACTTTCTTCAAATTACTGCGCCAGAATTTCGCCGCCAAGTCCCTGTTAATCAATGGATTCTGGGTAAACGCTATGGTTCTTACAGTAATAACCCTTTAATCAAATGGCTGAAAAGTCGTAAAGATAGTCAACCTGCGATGTTTCTCAACCAAATGGGTGAAGCTATGACAGAATCAGATTTATGGCAACATTGGCAAGTATGGACTGAGGGATTGTTAACGCCTCAAGGAGAACCGCCTGCGATCGCACAAACTCAACATACTTGGTGTGTAGAAATGTTGATGCGGGGAATGAGTTGGGAAAATTTGACTATTCTTACAGGTTGCGATCGCACCCAACTACAATCCTATGCCAAAAGAGCCAAAGAAAAAGCCGCCCTAGAGCAAGCAACTCGTTTAGATCATAAGCCTACATAG